The following coding sequences lie in one Benincasa hispida cultivar B227 chromosome 6, ASM972705v1, whole genome shotgun sequence genomic window:
- the LOC120080591 gene encoding probable nicotianamine synthase 4 — protein MCCQGLLLVQKISELYHKISTLESLKPSKDVNSLFTQLVLICSPPPSSPSSIDVSTLCSAVQTMRSHLIKLCGEAEALLEHHYSTILASHQNPLDHLSLFPYYSNYLKLTHLEFSILNHHAPHAPPSKVAFVGSGALPFSSIIMALKYLPKTELHNFDIDPSANAKAAMLVAGDAELSKRMVFHTTDIMDVASDELREFEVVFLAALVGMEREEKVKVIEHLRKSMGGGALLMLRSAYGARAFLYPVVEACDLRGFEILTVFHPTDEVINSIVLARL, from the coding sequence ATGTGTTGCCAAGGTCTTCTTCTGGTCCAAAAAATCTCAGAACTTTACCACAAAATCTCCACTCTTGAAAGCCTCAAACCCTCTAAAGATGTCAACTCTCTCTTCACTCAACTAGTCCTCATTTGCAGCCCTCCCCCGTCTTCTCCGTCGTCCATCGACGTCTCGACACTCTGCTCCGCCGTCCAAACCATGAGATCCCATCTCATCAAGCTCTGCGGCGAGGCCGAGGCCCTTCTCGAGCATCATTACTCCACCATTTTAGCTTCCCACCAAAACCCACTTGACCATCTCTCCCTTTTCCCTTATTACTCCAACTACCTCAAACTAACCCACCTTGAATTCTCCATTTTGAACCACCACGCGCCCCACGCGCCACCCTCCAAGGTGGCCTTTGTTGGCTCCGGTGCACTTCCGTTCTCGTCGATTATCATGGCCTTGAAGTACCTCCCCAAAACTGAGTTACACAACTTCGACATCGACCCATCTGCCAATGCCAAAGCAGCAATGCTGGTTGCTGGCGATGCGGAGCTGTCGAAGCGGATGGTGTTCCACACGACCGACATCATGGACGTTGCCTCGGACGAGTTGAGGGAGTTTGAGGTGGTGTTCTTGGCAGCATTGGTGGGGATGGAGAGAGAAGAGAAGGTGAAGGTGATCGAGCATTTGAGGAAGAGCATGGGCGGCGGTGCGTTGTTGATGTTGAGGAGCGCGTATGGTGCACGTGCGTTTCTTTATCCGGTGGTGGAAGCTTGTGATCTTCGAGGATTTGAGATTCTTACAGTGTTTCATCCCACGGATGAAGTTATTAATTCAATTGTGTTGGCGCGATTATAA